One region of Coregonus clupeaformis isolate EN_2021a chromosome 31, ASM2061545v1, whole genome shotgun sequence genomic DNA includes:
- the LOC121547369 gene encoding myozenin-1 isoform X1: MPLSTPAPPNKMKKANKIITDLTNITQDDEESDPEASEFDLGTKIKTPKDTMLEELSLMTNKGSKMFRMRQQRVERFIVTNENMQNLQNLIPSLGCEMTAPAPEPEPEHIEEEVLDKEAEKEKRRQQYVRTYVSPWERAMRGDESLTATMHHCMAGPHTPHDMPKFKSFNRSALPYGGSEKAGGHMTFEPPEIVFAPVEPEPLPSLQMDIRSRPSFNRTPIGWVCNPEDNSHIHMQLDNMLPFDGETDDL, from the exons ATGCCTCTCTCAACTCCCGCCCCGCCTAACAAGATGAAGAAGGCCAACAAGATCATTACTGATCTGACCAACATCACCCAGGATG ATGAAGAGTCGGACCCTGAGGCATCAGAGTTTGATCTGGGCACTAAGATCAAGACTCCTAAAGATACCATGCTGGAGGAATTGTCTCTTATGACCAACAAGGGATCCAAGATGTTCAGGATGAGACAACAGAGGGTGGAACGCTTCATCGTCACCAACGAGAATATG CAGAATCTCCAGAACCTGATTCCGTCCTTGGGGTGTGAAATGACGGCCCCAGCACCCGAGCCTGAACCTGAGCACA tagaggaggaggtgttggaTAAGGAGGCGGAGAAAGAAAAGAGGAGGCAGCAGTATGTGCGTACTTATGTGTCTCCATGGGAACGGGCCATGAGGGGAGACGAGTCTCTGACCGCCACCATGCACCACTGCATGGCTGGACCACACACTCCCCACGACATGCCCAAGTTCAAGAGCTTCAACAG GTCGGCCCTGCCCTATGGCGGCTCTGAGAAGGCGGGAGGCCACATGACCTTCGAGCCTCCCGAGATCGTATTCGCCCCAGTGGAGCCGGAGCCTCTTCCCTCCCTGCAGATGGACATTAGGTCCCGCCCCTCGTTCAACCGCACCCCCATCGGTTGGGTGTGCAACCCGGAGGACAACTCACACATCCACATGCAGTTGGACAACATGCTGCCCTTCGACGGAGAGACGGACGatctatag
- the LOC121547369 gene encoding myozenin-1 isoform X2 yields MPLSTPAPPNKMKKANKIITDLTNITQDDEESDPEASEFDLGTKIKTPKDTMLEELSLMTNKGSKMFRMRQQRVERFIVTNENMQNLQNLIPSLGCEMTAPAPEPEPEHKEEVLDKEAEKEKRRQQYVRTYVSPWERAMRGDESLTATMHHCMAGPHTPHDMPKFKSFNRSALPYGGSEKAGGHMTFEPPEIVFAPVEPEPLPSLQMDIRSRPSFNRTPIGWVCNPEDNSHIHMQLDNMLPFDGETDDL; encoded by the exons ATGCCTCTCTCAACTCCCGCCCCGCCTAACAAGATGAAGAAGGCCAACAAGATCATTACTGATCTGACCAACATCACCCAGGATG ATGAAGAGTCGGACCCTGAGGCATCAGAGTTTGATCTGGGCACTAAGATCAAGACTCCTAAAGATACCATGCTGGAGGAATTGTCTCTTATGACCAACAAGGGATCCAAGATGTTCAGGATGAGACAACAGAGGGTGGAACGCTTCATCGTCACCAACGAGAATATG CAGAATCTCCAGAACCTGATTCCGTCCTTGGGGTGTGAAATGACGGCCCCAGCACCCGAGCCTGAACCTGAGCACA aggaggaggtgttggaTAAGGAGGCGGAGAAAGAAAAGAGGAGGCAGCAGTATGTGCGTACTTATGTGTCTCCATGGGAACGGGCCATGAGGGGAGACGAGTCTCTGACCGCCACCATGCACCACTGCATGGCTGGACCACACACTCCCCACGACATGCCCAAGTTCAAGAGCTTCAACAG GTCGGCCCTGCCCTATGGCGGCTCTGAGAAGGCGGGAGGCCACATGACCTTCGAGCCTCCCGAGATCGTATTCGCCCCAGTGGAGCCGGAGCCTCTTCCCTCCCTGCAGATGGACATTAGGTCCCGCCCCTCGTTCAACCGCACCCCCATCGGTTGGGTGTGCAACCCGGAGGACAACTCACACATCCACATGCAGTTGGACAACATGCTGCCCTTCGACGGAGAGACGGACGatctatag
- the LOC121547369 gene encoding myozenin-1 isoform X3: MPLSTPAPPNKMKKANKIITDLTNITQDDEESDPEASEFDLGTKIKTPKDTMLEELSLMTNKGSKMFRMRQQRVERFIVTNENMNLQNLIPSLGCEMTAPAPEPEPEHIEEEVLDKEAEKEKRRQQYVRTYVSPWERAMRGDESLTATMHHCMAGPHTPHDMPKFKSFNRSALPYGGSEKAGGHMTFEPPEIVFAPVEPEPLPSLQMDIRSRPSFNRTPIGWVCNPEDNSHIHMQLDNMLPFDGETDDL; the protein is encoded by the exons ATGCCTCTCTCAACTCCCGCCCCGCCTAACAAGATGAAGAAGGCCAACAAGATCATTACTGATCTGACCAACATCACCCAGGATG ATGAAGAGTCGGACCCTGAGGCATCAGAGTTTGATCTGGGCACTAAGATCAAGACTCCTAAAGATACCATGCTGGAGGAATTGTCTCTTATGACCAACAAGGGATCCAAGATGTTCAGGATGAGACAACAGAGGGTGGAACGCTTCATCGTCACCAACGAGAATATG AATCTCCAGAACCTGATTCCGTCCTTGGGGTGTGAAATGACGGCCCCAGCACCCGAGCCTGAACCTGAGCACA tagaggaggaggtgttggaTAAGGAGGCGGAGAAAGAAAAGAGGAGGCAGCAGTATGTGCGTACTTATGTGTCTCCATGGGAACGGGCCATGAGGGGAGACGAGTCTCTGACCGCCACCATGCACCACTGCATGGCTGGACCACACACTCCCCACGACATGCCCAAGTTCAAGAGCTTCAACAG GTCGGCCCTGCCCTATGGCGGCTCTGAGAAGGCGGGAGGCCACATGACCTTCGAGCCTCCCGAGATCGTATTCGCCCCAGTGGAGCCGGAGCCTCTTCCCTCCCTGCAGATGGACATTAGGTCCCGCCCCTCGTTCAACCGCACCCCCATCGGTTGGGTGTGCAACCCGGAGGACAACTCACACATCCACATGCAGTTGGACAACATGCTGCCCTTCGACGGAGAGACGGACGatctatag